One Microcoleus sp. AS-A8 DNA window includes the following coding sequences:
- the clpP gene encoding ATP-dependent Clp endopeptidase proteolytic subunit ClpP has product MVVEQSGIGERAFDIYSRLLRERIVFLGTQVDDTVADSIIAQLLFLDAEDPEKDIQLYINSPGGSVTAGMAMYDTMQQIRPDVVTICFGLAASMGAFLLTAGAPGKRMALPNSRIMIHQPLGGAQGQAIDIEIQAREILYHKRTLNQLLAHHTGQSLEKIEADTERDFFMSAAEAKDYGLIDQVITRQNLPKSEAAVTPIK; this is encoded by the coding sequence ATGGTGGTAGAGCAGTCCGGTATAGGGGAACGCGCTTTTGACATCTACTCACGGCTCTTAAGAGAGCGCATCGTGTTTTTGGGGACGCAGGTAGACGATACTGTCGCTGACTCCATTATTGCCCAACTCCTGTTTTTAGATGCCGAAGATCCCGAAAAAGATATTCAACTCTACATCAACTCGCCCGGTGGTTCAGTAACAGCAGGGATGGCGATGTATGACACCATGCAGCAAATTCGTCCAGATGTTGTTACCATATGCTTCGGCTTAGCTGCCAGCATGGGAGCATTTCTCCTGACCGCCGGAGCGCCCGGTAAACGGATGGCTCTGCCCAATTCCAGAATCATGATTCACCAACCTTTGGGTGGTGCACAGGGACAGGCGATAGATATTGAAATCCAAGCTAGAGAAATTCTTTACCATAAGCGGACGCTGAACCAGTTACTGGCTCATCATACGGGTCAGTCGCTCGAAAAAATCGAAGCAGATACTGAGCGCGACTTCTTTATGTCAGCGGCTGAGGCGAAAGACTATGGTTTGATCGATCAGGTCATCACCAGGCAGAATCTTCCCAAGTCGGAAGCAGCTGTCACTCCTATCAAGTAA